The sequence ACTTGAAATTTTCAAAAATTCTATTGCTGGATATAAATAAATTTGATTTTTAACTCCAACTAACATTATAAAACTTGGTGCAAATACAAAAGTTATTAACATATAAATAAGAGATAATATAAACGCAAGTATCAAGGATACTCTAGCATATATTTTAGCTTTATTTATACTACTTGCTCCTATAGATTGTGCAACATATATTTGTGCTCCATTTTTAGTTATAAATAATAAAGCATAACTAAAACTAAGAAAGAAACTTGCTGCAGTAACAGATGTAACAGCATTATCTCCTACATAATAACTGACAAATTTTATACTTATCAAATTATAAAAAATAGAAACTAATGATGTCATTATTATTGGTATAGATAATTTAAAAAGATTTTTTGTTATATCACCTTCTAATAATTCTAAATTCTTATTCATTCTAACTCCCTTAAAGTAAAAAAGGACATATCGTCCTTTTTACTATTTTCTAATTCCTAATCTTTCAATTAATTCTCTATATTCATCAACATTTCTGTTTTTGATATAGTTTAATAATCTTCTTCTTTTACCTACTAATTTTAATAATCCTGCTCTTGAATGAACATCTTTAAAATGGAATTTTAAGTGTTCAGTTAAGTGATTAATTCTTTCTGTTAAAATTGCTACTTGTACATTTGCTGATCCTGTATCTTTAGCATCTCTTCCAAATTCAGCTACTATTTCAGCTTTACTTCTCATTGCCATTGTATTCCTCCTAATATTTATTATCTAAACCAAGCATATATTCGGCAAAAAATACATTCTTAGTTCAAATTCAATTAATTTTATCATAAACTTGATTTTAATTCAAGTTTTTTATGATTAAAACTCATATCCTTGTCATTTAAATATGATAAATATCTTGTATTAATGTTTTATTTTATTATTCTAATTAATTTACATATAGTTATAAATGTAATAATCTATGATTAATTTTATATAATTTTATTCATACAAAAA is a genomic window of Pseudostreptobacillus hongkongensis containing:
- the rpsO gene encoding 30S ribosomal protein S15 encodes the protein MAMRSKAEIVAEFGRDAKDTGSANVQVAILTERINHLTEHLKFHFKDVHSRAGLLKLVGKRRRLLNYIKNRNVDEYRELIERLGIRK